The Fibrobacter sp. genomic interval GGCCTCGCGACGGAATCCCTGAACCTCCTGAGCAAGTTCTGCTTCGAAGCCTTGAAATTGAACCGCCTGGAAATTACGGCTTCTGTAGAAAATAAGGCAAGCATCGCTCTTGCCAAGCGGTGCGGCTTCAAGGAAGAAGGCGTTTCTAGGGACTTTGAATGCCTGCGTGGACAATTCCACGACCACCTGCGCCTGTCGAAACTTGCTTGTGATAACTAGCCCCTAGATCCTAGTCTCTAATTCCTAATCTGGTTACTTAGGTAAACGATATTTAACCATCGGATAGTGCCTTTGCCCCCCTAGACTTCTATTTTTAGGGTATGGAAAATGGAGAAAGTGTAAAATTGACAGAGCCCGATGTGCTGCAATACACGAATTTTCGCGTGTATCTTCGGGACTACTACGAATACAAGAAGAAGACCCAGCCGGCCTTCAGTTTGCGTTTTTTTGCCGAAAAAGCGGGACTTTCCAGTCACGCCCACCTGAAACTGACTATCGACGGCAAGAGAAACATTACCAAGAGTACGGTCACAAAGCTTATCCACGGTCTCGGACTTATTAAGCAGCGGGCCACTTACTTCGAGAACCTGGTGTTCTTTAACCAGGCCACCGACGACGAAGAAAAGAAGGTCTATTACGAGCAACTGGTCAAGGCTAGCCCCCATTCTAAGCTCCACAAGATGGACCAGGCCCAGCTCCGTATCTTTAGGGAATGGCACCATTCCGTCATTCTGGAAATGGTGTCCCTGAAGGGGTTCCGCCCTATTCCCGACTGGGTTTCCAAGCGTCTCGATGGCAAGGTGACTCCTGCCCAGGTGCAGGAATCCTTCAACCTCCTTCTGGAACTTGGCCTCCTGGTCAAGACGGCCAACGGATTTCGCCAGCGGGACCCTATGATCACTACCGATGACGAGGTCCAGGACCTGATGGTAAAGCAGTACCACCAGCAGATGTTGGAGATGTCTAGGGATAAGTTGTCCGAACTGGCAAGCCAGGACAGGGACTTTTCGGCCCTCACTTTCAGCATAAGGCGCAAAGATTTCCCCAATTTGAAAAAACAAATCCAACTAATGCGCAAAGAACTACTAGATTTTTCAGCCGATGCTGGAGAAGGAGACGACGTAGTTCAGGTTAATATCCAGCTGTTCCCCCTAACACGAGGAATGTAATGCGCTTTGCGGGGTTTAAATTTGGGGTTTTGATGGCTATGGCGGGTGTTGCCATGGCTTTTGTGGCTTGTTCTAGTGATGATAAGTCTGTGGCGGGTATCGAAATCGGGAACCCGTCCTTGGCCTTTACGGCAGATTTCTCTGTTGATTATTCCGAAATTTCCTCTAATTCTCTTGCTAAGGCGGCTGCCAAGGATGAACCTCTGCTGCTGGATTCCTTCGCCTTGGATTTCTTTGAGGTCCGCTCTTACTCCAGTTACTATGTGGCAGTAGACATCGATGTGGCAAAGGGCGTGCAGCTTTGGCCCGGTGAAGATCTTGCGGATTCTTCCTTGAAGGTTTCCTTTACTGACGCCGACCAGGTGGCAGAGCCTTTCAAGAATATACAATTGGAAGACAAGGGTTACTTGAAAGAGATGGGTGTTTCCTTTAGGCCGGCTAAAGGAATGTCCGACATCCGCGGAAGGTTGTTGATAAACGGCAACTATGTTCCCGTCCAGTATTCCCTCTCTTGGTTCGAACAGTTTGAATTACGGTATCACCACTCTCAGATAGAAAAGGTTTCGGACAGTGCTGCGAATTTGTCCGTAGTGTTCTATCCCCGCTATTTTGTAGATGGAATAGATTTCTCTACGGTCGAGGTTGCAGAGGATGGTGTTGTCTATCTTGATGAGGCGCGTAATGCTTCAATATGGGCGAAGCTGAACCAACAGTTCATCTCCAGCTTCAGACCGCTTCGATACGGATACACCGCTGTCGATGGTAATACTTCTGAGGATTATGTCCTGGACATTTGGGAAGGAATAATTGGTTCCTTGAGTGATAATACCATTACGAATGGGGATTTTTCCAAGGATTTTTATGGTTGGATTGTCTTTGACCAGTTCGACGGAAAATCCATTGCCTCTGTAAAAAAGGAAGGTAATGGAGAGCAGATTGCAAAAATCCAGGTGACTGAAGGTGGCAAGTATTCTTATAGTGTTCAACTCATTCAAGAAAATGTGGCTCTCCTTGCCGGCAAAAAGTACAAGTGCGTGTTTACCATCTGGTCCGATGTAGAGGGGCAAATTACCGCCAGAATCGGTGCCTACGATGATTACGAGACCATCGGCTTCCAGAAACATGTAGATGTGGGAACTTCGGGCAAGTCTGTAGAAATCGAATTTGTCCCGAAGGAGAGCACCCCCTTCGCCCGCTTTGAACTGAACCTTGGCGGTGAAGAACGGACCTTCTACATCAAGGCCGTAAAGATTTACCGCCTGCAAGAATAAAGCGTTTTTCTTTCGTCATGGCGGACTTGATCCGCCATCTTGCATTCGTTAGATTGTAAAATTTCAAAAATCTGAAGATTTTTAGGCATGTTTTCGGTGAAAAAAGCGTCTATACAAGTAGATGCTCTTTTTTGTGAGGAAATATGCTTGAATCCTGGTCCAATCTTGTTTTTGGAATGGAATGCCTTGGCTGTGGTTCTGCTTCGGAGAATCTTGACCCGTGGCTGTGCCCTGAATGCCGGAAGGCCCTTGTCGGGCTTTCAAAGGAGACTCGACATCCTTCGGACGATGTGGTCTGCCTGTTCCCTATGGAAGAATTGACCCGACGGTTAATACACCTGTTGAAATACCGGGGCATTCCCGGAATGGCGACATACCTGGTAAAGCACTCCTGCGTTATGCAGGGACGCTCTGAAAACTTGTTTCCGGAATTTGTGCGGCCGCTTTACTTTGTGCCGGTGCCACTCCATAGGGCCCGTTTTCGTGAACGGGGCTATAATCAGGCAGAAATGATAGCTCGTGCTTTGGCTACGTTGACGGGTGGTCAGGTATGTCGCTGGTTAAAGCGCAAGACATTTAGGGTGTCCCAGACAAAACTCTCCCAACAGGGACGGCAGCAAAATGTGGCAGGTGCCTTTGAACCGGCGCTTCCAAGAAAACTCCCTTCTTGTGGGACGGTAATCATTGTAGATGATGTTTATACCACTGGGGCGACTACGGGTGCGTGCCTTGATGCCTTAGGTAAGGATTTTCCCTTGAATACGAAGGTATGCACCCTGCTTTACGATATGCCCCTTAGCGCTACGATGGATTATGTGGCTGACCGAAGGGCCTTTTGGAAGGTGGATTAGTGATGAGTCTTGAGTTGTGAGTAATGAGTTGTGAGAACTGATAATATAAATGTATTGTTTTGATGAAAATAATGCATTTGACTTGATGAATTTTTGTGGGTATATTACAGGTGTAAACAAACAAGAATCTAATTCAAAGGAGGTTCATCATGAAAAAGACATTCTTTACTGCTGCTATTCTCGCTGCCGCTACCGCTTTTGCCGCCGATAACGTCCAGACTACAACACCCCAGCCTGTCGCCCAGCCGAAAGACAAGAGTTGGACACATTTCGTGGGTGCTGGTGTTACGGTTCCCGCCTCTAAGTACAATGTAGAGGGATCGGATTTCTCCCTGGTGAGCGCTGGGCTAAACCTCAGTTATATGGGAATCAGTAAGAGCGGCTTTGCGGTTCGTGCGGACTTGAGTTCTGGCGCTACGTTTACGGACGATGTCAAGTACAACGAAAAGGAAGATGCCGATGTTGGCACCTACGTTGCGGGCGAAGTCGGGCTTGGCTACGGGTTCGTGAATACACCGGACTGGACCGTTGCCGTTTTCGCAACAGTCGGTGTTGAAGGCTCCGTGTTTACGAGGGACACGGAAACCTACAAGCATCCGGACCTTGGAAAGGTGGACTGGACAAGATCTGTGACGCTTGGTGCCCTGACCCTTGGTGGCGACTTGGTTGTCCGTAAGGCTCTCGGCAATCATGTGGGCGTGTTCGCTTCTGTGGGCGGCCGTTGGGCACCTGTTGCAGTGTGGCTGCTTACTGACGAATATGACAACGACGATGTCAATCGCAAGGATACCTTCAAGTCCGACAAGAGCGATGGCGGATTCACGGTAGTGCCTACTGTAGGAGCCATGTGGAATTTTTAGGGATCGTGAGGTTCTCGTTTACGACCTACTATGAAAAGGAGGTTGAAAAAGAAAAGTGCCCTTATGTAAAATTAGCGAACAAAAGAAAAAACGCCCTCATGGGGCGTTTTTTTACGGAGGAAGAGGGACTCGAACCCCCAAGCCTGACGGCGGCGGTTTTCAAGACCGCTGACTTACCAATTAGCCTATTCCTCCAAAGGGCGGGTAAAGAATAAAAAACTACAGGGTCACTGTCAACACTTTTTCTATCTTTGGCGCCATGAAGGGAGAATGTGACGACAACTCTATGGAATCAGGTCGGATTCTAGATTTGCTGTTTTCGTACATGCCGAAGATTGCGGCAGAACGAAAAATGGACAATCTGTTGATTCTCATGGCCGATTTAGGCCGTTCCATGGTGTCTGCCGATCGCTGTTCCCTTTGGCTTATTGATAAAGATACCCGAGAACTCTGGACCAAGGTGGCTCACGGGGTGGACCAGCTCCGGATTCCTCTGGATGCAGGCTTCGTTGGATATTCCGTACGGACTGGGGAGCCTCTGCTGATAGAGGACGCTTACCAAGACCCCAGGTTTGACCGTCGCAGTGATGAAAAAACTCATTACCACACCACGTCCGTGCTGACCGTCCCTCTTTTTGATACGGAAGGAACTGTGATGGGGGCATTTCAGGCCATCAACAAGCAAGGAAACATGCCGGTGTTTTCTCGCCAAGATCTAGAACGCCTCATTCTTACCGCCGTCTATTCCGCAAAAACCGTAGAATCCGCCCGCCTGATTGCCGAGCAGGAGGCTACCCAGCGTGAAATTATCCATATCCTGGGTGAGGCGTCCGAGTACCGCAGTCAGGAGACGGGGGACCATATCCAGCGGGTGGCGGAAATATCTTACATTCTGGCCAAACACTATGGTCTTTCCGAAGAAGAGGCCGAACGCATCAGGCTTGCCGCTCCTATGCATGACTTGGGGAAAATTGGTATTCCCGATTCTGTGCTGAACAAGCCCGGCAAGCTTTCCGAGGTGGAATACGGGGTGATGAAGTCCCATTCCATCATTGGCGAAGAAATGCTCAAGACTTCAAAGAGGGAGCTTTTGCGGTTTGCCTCCGCCATTGCCGGTTCCCATCATGAACGCTGGGACGGCACGGGCTACCCCCGCGGGTTAAAGGGGGAAATGATTCCCCTGGCTGGTCGGATTTGTGCAGTGGCAGATGTGCTGGATGCCCTGTCCAGCCCCCGTTGTTACAAGGAACCCTGGCCCGAAGAACGGATTCGTGAGGAATTTAGGGCTCAGCGTGGAACGCAATTTCAGCCAGAGTTGGTGGATTTGCTTTTGGCCCATTGGGACGAATTTTACGGGCCTTACCGTCACTGATTGGCGGGTAATCATGAAATGTAAGAAAAAGAAAAGCTTCGGTCGTTAAACCGAAGCTTTTCGTGGTTCCGATTGGAATTGAACCAACGACACGCGGATTTTCAGTCCACTGCTCTACCAACTGAGCTACAGAACCAATTTGGTAGCCCAAAAATAGATGATAGTGTGCGTTTTGTCAAGGGTAAATAGAATATTACTAGCATTTTTTGGAAAAAACATATAAATTTAGGTAGTATATAGAGGACTTGCAATGCATATCTATAGTTGTATTTTCAAATTGTACCTAGCCGTACTTTGTATGGCGTGTTTCTTTGCTTGTTCCAATGGTGGAGGTGCGACCAAACCGATTGAAGAGGGCTCCGAAAATGGGGATACGGTGAATTCCGGTTCCTCGACTGCTCCAGGAGACAGTGCCGGTTATACTCGAGTGATTACAGAAACTGGGGATACCATTTACGTGAAGGATACGGTGACCGTGTATCCGGATACGTCCTTGCGCTGGATTGGCAATTCTGCAGTGGTTATTACCGAAATTGCGTCCCTCAACCTGGATTGGCTTGACATGGATGGAGACGATCCGTCTTGGGTAGAAGTTTATAATGCCGGTACAGTTTCTGCGAACCTCAAGGGCTGGGCTTTGGTAGAAAATCTGAAGGAGCCCAAGAAGTGGGTGATGGGTGACGAAGTGATTGCCGCCAAGTCATTCCGCACGATATTCTGTGACAAGAAGAATATTTCGTCTGTAGCTGGAATTGCTGACGGTAAGAATGCTGATGGTAAGATTTTGCGCAGTCGTCCCCACACCAATTGGAAGATGGACAAAAAGGGCGGAACGATTTACCTAGTTGATCCTAGTAATGGGATTCGTGATTCAGTCGCTTATCCTGAACTAGCCGGTGGCGTTAGCTGGGGAATTGTAGATGGAGGCGATTGGAAGTATTTTGGTACGCCGACTCCAGAACAACCGAATACAGAGGCTACGGCGTATGATGGTATGGCTCCGTCGGTAGATTTTAGTTCTATCAAGTCCGGTTTCTACAATGGCCCGGAAGTGACGATTAACCCGCCTAGTGTAGAAGCTGGCGTGACCCTTCGCTGTACCACGGACGGATCTGCGCCTACGGCATCTTCGGAAGAATTTAATTCCCCCAAAACGTTCTCCAAGAATACGCCGCTCCGTTGTTCTGCTTTCAAGAACGGAACCCTTACAAAGGAGGTTATTACCAAGACAATCTTTGTAGGTGAGACGGTAAAGATGCCTGTGGTGGCAGTCAGTGTAGATCCTGTATTCTTCCAGAAACATTATGTGCATGCTAGTACCGATGGTTGTGGCCCTAAGTGCGCTCCGACCGGATTGTTCGAAGATGTGGAACTGCCGGTGCATGTGGAATATTTCCCAAATGGCAGTAGCTCAGATGGCCCTGCATTTGGCGTGAATGCTGGCATTTCCTTAATGGGTAACTGGAGCCGCTTGGAGAATAAGAAATCTGTAGCCATCGTGATGCGTGAAGAATATGAGGATGGAAAAATCCACTACCCGTTATTTGAAACTCGCAAGGAGACCGCAAATACCTTTAGGGGCTTTAACTTGCGCAACAATGGTAACCGCTATGTGAGTGACTATTTGGAAGACGCCATGGCGGGAGCTTTGCTTGAAGGAACAAACGTAGATTATCAAAGAAGTCGCCAGGTGGTTGTGTATTACAATGGCAAGTACTATGGAATCCATGATATGCGCGAACGTGAAAACAAGCACTTTGTGGAAACTAACTACGGTATAGATGCCAACTCAGTAGAAATTATTAAACATTTGGGACATGATATTTCCAGCAACATGGGCTCTACAAGTAATTGGACGGACTTGTTGGATTTGGTAAACAAGAACGATGCTGTTTCGGATGCCGATTATGCTACCGTAAAGACCATGATGGATGTGGGCAGCTTTGCAGAATACATGGCTTTTGAAATTTATATGCACAATGGAGACTGGCCGGGAAACAACGTGCGCGCTTGGCGTAGCCCTGACCAACCATACAAGTTTATGGTATATGATTTGGATCATGGAATGGATTGGAGCTGGACTGCTTGTGGAGAGTTCTCTACAAATGAGCAAGCGACTGGAACCAATATGTTCAATTGGATTGCTTCTGGCGGATGCAAACATGAGACTGATAATAGAAGTTTTGCTAGTATTTTCAATCACCTAATCAAGAATGCTAACTTTAAGCGTCTGTTCATTAATCGCTCTGCAATCTTGTTCCAGAACTATGTGAATTCGAACAGGGTCAAGGCAACTTTGGAGGCTATGGCACAAACATTGAATAGTGACGAGACTACGAGAGACCTTGACGAAATGGAACGTAGGGATTACTATAACGCCTGTGGGGACAAGTTCAGTATTTCTGGGTCTTGTATGAAAACTTGGGCGACAAATCGCGATGGTACGGTGATTAGTGATTACAAGCAAAAGTTCGGCTTGGGCGACATGATTACCGTGAACATCAATGCTTCGGGCGGATCGGTGCTAGTGGACGGAATGAAACTGCCTTCCTCATCTTATGCGGGACAGTTCTTTTCTGGCAATGCAATTGAATTGACTGCAGTACCTGCTGCAGGAGGCATGTTTACGGGTTGGAGTGACGGCGTCACGGACAATCCGCGTATTGTGACGCCTGCGGCGGGTGCCACCTACACCGCCAACTTTAGTAAGTAGTAGTTTTTCTACATTTGCCGTGTGATTAGCCCCGTTCGTAAAATGTTCGACGGCATTGCCGGTCGTTATGATTTCTTGAACCACTTCCTGAGTTGTGGCCAAGATATCCTGTGGCGTCGCTATTGCTGTCGTCAGTTGAAAAAATACGGAGCTGGTCGTCGGTTGCTTGATCTCTGCGGTGGCACGGGCGACTTTGCGGTAACATTTGAAAAGTTCAATGGCCGGCCAGATGTGGCCGTACTTGGAGACTTTTCCTTTGGCATGTTGAAAGGAGTGTCGGGTAAAAAGACTGTGGCGATTCCTGTGCAACTGGACGCTATGCGGATTCCTTTTGCGGATGAATCCTTTGATGTGGTTTTGAATGGCTTTGGAATGCGCAATGTCCCCGACGCCCGTGGGGCATTGCAAGAGAGCTTTCGTGTTCTTGCGCCTGGGGGCTACCTGTGCGTACTGGAATTCTTTGCACCACAAAATCCGTTCAATCGGTTCTTTTATGGGGTTCTGGCTCCGATTTTTATCCCGCTGTTTGGAGCCTTCTTTAGTGGTAAGAAAGAGGCATACGAGTACCTGGTAAATTCTATCAAGCGTTTCTTGCCTGTGAAGGACTTTTGCCGTATGGCTGAAGAATGCGGATTCCAGGTGGCGAAGGTGAAGAGTTTCAACGGAGGAATCTCTTACGGGGTTTTCTTGAAAAAACCTCTGGAGGCTTTCCGTGGCTAGATTTATCCTTGGGGTAACTGGGGCCAGCGGGGCAATTTATGCGACCCGCACGGCCATGTATTTGAAAAAGTTTGGTCACGAAGTATCACTTATTGTGACAAAACCTGGACGCGACGTGGTGGAATACGAAGGACTGGGCGCCCTTTTTGACTATGCCGACCGGGTGTTCAATGTGGACGATTTTTTTGCGGAATGTGCCAGCGGAAGTGCCGATTACTCTGGTATGGCGGTGGTGCCTTGCTCCATGGGTACCTTGGGCCGTATTGCGGCAGGAACTTCCGACAACCTGCTGGTGCGCAGTGCTGATGTCTGTCTCAAGGAGCGCAGGGCGCTGGTGATTGTTCCTCGGGAAATGCCCTACAACTTGATACACCTGGAGAATATGGAACGGGTGACCCGTGCAGGAGCCGTTGTAATTCCGGCTTCGCCGCAGTTTTACAGCAGGCCGACCTCCATTGAGGAACTTGTGGACACTGTGGTGGCAAAAATCCTGAAGCATTTGGGGGCGGGTTCGGCTGTGGACTGTGCCGGGATTGTGAAACCATGGGAATCTCCGCACACCCACTTGTCATCCTGAGCCCCGTAGGGGCGATATACAAGACTTGGGGCTTTAGCCCCATAGTCGCGTTAGGTTCGAAGGAGCAGGATCCAGTCCCAAGTCTTGAATAAGCGATAAATGATTTATGTTAAAGAAAATTCTAGAGTTCGGTCACTTGGTGCGCTTTAGCCATTCGCTATTTGCGATGCCCTTTGCCATAGGTTCCATGTGGGTCGCGGCTCGGGGTTTCCGCGGCATGGATGCCGCAGAGGCGGTCAAGATTGTAGCGTTGATTGTGGGCTGTATGGTGACCGCCCGCAACAGCGCCATGAGCTTTAACCGCATAGCCGACGCCGATATCGATGCCAAGAACCCGCGTACCGCAGGGCGCCACTTGCCTGCAGGGCGTCTCAGCAAGGCGTCGGTTATTGCCTTTCTGGCCGTAAACGGCGTACTGTTCGTTTTATTTGCGGCACTCTTGCAACCTCTCGCCGGCCTGCTGGCTTTGCCCGTTTGGTTGTTGTTGTTGTCCTATTCTTACTGGAAACGTTTTAGCTGGCTTTGCCACTGGTTTTTGGGCTTTGCTATCGGAATGAGCCCCTTGGGAGCCTGGATAGCCATCCGGGGCGAGTTTGCCGTGTTCCCGATTTTTCTCCTGGTGATTCTGATGTTGTGGATGGGCGGTTTCGACATTATCTACGCTACCCAGGACGAAGAAATTGACCGAGAGATGGGCCTCCATTCGGTGCCGGCCCGGTTCGGCCGCAAGCGTGCCCTGCAGATAGCTTTCTGGAGTCATGTGGCCATGCTCGCCCTATGCGTTTTCTTTGGCGTGTTTTGGAGTATGGGAGCCCCTTGGTGGGTGGTGACGGGCCTAATGACCGCGGCAATCCTCTATATCCATTTGTTCCGAAAGTCCGATGACCTGGATGCCATGAATAGGGATTTCTTTTTGGCCAACGTGGCTATCAGCGTGTTGGTGATGGTCGGACTTATTGTGTGGATTTGCATGGGAGGTAACGTCGATGCCCTTTATTAAACGCCCCGACGGAAAGTTTAGCACCGAAGATAAAATCAAGATGTTTCAGCAGATGGGTTCTGTAAGTGCCGTTATTGCCTTGGTGTTGATAGTCCTGATTGAAACGGGTATTGCCGGCGAACAGAAGCCCCTGGCCGAAATGGGCCTTACCGCCATGATTGTGGTGCTGGCAGTTTCCCTCGGCGGAAGCCTTTACTTTAAGCGGAAACTGTAGTTATATTTCCAGATCTGCACTGTACACCGTTTCGACGGTTCCGTCGTCGCATTGAAACCGTAGGCTGCCGTCATCGTTCATGTCGATGATGCGGCCTTTTTTTCTTTGCGCACCCGCGCCGTTTTCACGATTCTGGTCGGTGCAGCGGTTATTTACGACGATAGTGCCTTGAGTTCCAATGAACTGGTCCATCTTGCGCCAGGCGGCGACCCAGGGGCGGATGCCGAATGCCTTGAATTGTCCGATGGCCCGTTCCAGATTTGCTACGAGCATTTGTAAGAGCTTTTCGCGGTTGATGTTTTGCCCGCATATATTCTTGAGCGTCGTAACAGCTCGACCCAGATGGGCGTAATCAGCGGGATCGCTGTTCACGTTGATGCCGACTCCCATGCTGACGGCTGGGATTGACGCGCTACTCGACTCCGCGGACTTGATATAAACTAATTCGGTGAGTATCCCGCAGAACTTGTGCTTGCCGCAGAGAACGTCGTTTGGCCACTTGACGGACACCTTGCCGATGTCCAGATTGCCACGTCCCTGTACGTTAGAATCGTCCTGCAGGTTTTTGAAAACTTCGGCAAAGGTAAGGGCCGCCACCTGGGTGATTTGAGGCGCTGAAGAAAGAGAAATCCCTTCTAGCGGAATCAGGATGTTGAAATAGAGGTTCCTGCCGGCGGGGGAGTCCCAGGTGCGTTCGTGCCTGCCTCGACCTGCGGTCTGCGTGTCGGCTACAATCAGAGTGCCGGGGGCGATTTCTCCTGCAGAGGCCATTGCCTTCATTAGGGAATGGGTGCTTTCAAGAGTTTCAAAAAGCAGGGCGGGCGCATTGCCAAAACCTGTGAGTTGCCAATCCGTGAATTTGCGTTCAGATATATACATGTTAGGCGTCAATTCCGAATTCTGAAATCCGAATTCCGAATCACTCCTCGTCCTCTTGCTGCTCCTGCAGTTCCTTCAGGGCTTCTTCGGGGAAGATGGCGAAGAATTCCCGCTTGCGGTCTTCGAACAGCTGCAGTATGCGTTCCTATTCGAACTGCTCGCGGTCGATGTTCTGCATAAAGAATTCGTCACGGGCGAAATCCCTGGTGGTCATCAGCTTCTTGATGTCTTCGGAAAGGTCTACCATGTCCCACAAGATATAGTAAGACCCTACATCTAGACTACCGAAAATGTCCACGTTGAGAAGTACCGTGTTGGCCTTGCTGGAATCCACCAGCTGGATGTTGGATTCACGCTTTTCCGGGCGGAAAATTTGCACGTCACTTACGGGCTTGGACAAGTCCTGAGCCCAGAGAGCCGACGCCACAAATAAAACGGCAAAAATGTGTGGAACCTTGAATTCCATACCTACAATATAAAATGAATTTTCCGAAAAAAGAACCGGATTTGGCGAAAAAAGGCGTTTGACGGAAATTTGTGCTTCCCGTCAACGCATTTTTGGCAGTTTTTAAATCATCCGCAAGATTTCTTGGGTGGTCTGTTCGGCGAAACTGTTGTCTTGTACAAAGCGGCGCACTTCGGTGGGGTTTATCCTGGCGTATTCGGACAGGGCCTTGCCGATGCCGTTACGGATGTAGTATTCGTCATCCTTGGCGCAGGTAAGGCAGAACTGCCGGAGCAGGGGCCAGTCGGTGCGGTCCTTGTACTGGATCTGGAAGATAATGGCGCTACGGCGAACCCAGATGTTCGGGTCCCGAATCCAGGAGGCGATCTTGGCGTGGAGCGCAGGCAAGCGCAGGGCCAGGTCTCCTAGGATGCAGGCGGCGATAGTGTCCACCGTGTCTTTCCAGGCGCGGGTCTTAATCAGTTTCTTTAAAAAGTTGAGGTGCTGCCCTCCTAGCATGCCCTTGTGCCTGAACAGGTAGTCGCAGGCGGCGTACTGGATTTCCCGATAGGGCTGAGCCCACATGTCCTCTATCCGGCTCACCAGCTCCGCATCGTTCTTGGGAGGGTTCTTGTCGAATATGGGGTATGTCACTTCCCGACGGGGGACCAGTTTCACTCCGAGGAAGTCGAATTGCTCACGGGCCTTTTTGGACATTTCGTGAGATTCTTCTTCGTTGGCGATGGAACGCAGTGCCAGAAGGATATCTTGAGTGAATCGTAACATTTGAACTCAAAAATAGTCCTAAAAAAATTTTTTTTCTAGGTCTTGACAAGCATTTTTTTTAACTTT includes:
- the ubiA gene encoding putative 4-hydroxybenzoate polyprenyltransferase encodes the protein MLKKILEFGHLVRFSHSLFAMPFAIGSMWVAARGFRGMDAAEAVKIVALIVGCMVTARNSAMSFNRIADADIDAKNPRTAGRHLPAGRLSKASVIAFLAVNGVLFVLFAALLQPLAGLLALPVWLLLLSYSYWKRFSWLCHWFLGFAIGMSPLGAWIAIRGEFAVFPIFLLVILMLWMGGFDIIYATQDEEIDREMGLHSVPARFGRKRALQIAFWSHVAMLALCVFFGVFWSMGAPWWVVTGLMTAAILYIHLFRKSDDLDAMNRDFFLANVAISVLVMVGLIVWICMGGNVDALY
- a CDS encoding biotin--[acetyl-CoA-carboxylase] ligase, with translation MYISERKFTDWQLTGFGNAPALLFETLESTHSLMKAMASAGEIAPGTLIVADTQTAGRGRHERTWDSPAGRNLYFNILIPLEGISLSSAPQITQVAALTFAEVFKNLQDDSNVQGRGNLDIGKVSVKWPNDVLCGKHKFCGILTELVYIKSAESSSASIPAVSMGVGINVNSDPADYAHLGRAVTTLKNICGQNINREKLLQMLVANLERAIGQFKAFGIRPWVAAWRKMDQFIGTQGTIVVNNRCTDQNRENGAGAQRKKGRIIDMNDDGSLRFQCDDGTVETVYSADLEI
- a CDS encoding DNA alkylation repair protein is translated as MLRFTQDILLALRSIANEEESHEMSKKAREQFDFLGVKLVPRREVTYPIFDKNPPKNDAELVSRIEDMWAQPYREIQYAACDYLFRHKGMLGGQHLNFLKKLIKTRAWKDTVDTIAACILGDLALRLPALHAKIASWIRDPNIWVRRSAIIFQIQYKDRTDWPLLRQFCLTCAKDDEYYIRNGIGKALSEYARINPTEVRRFVQDNSFAEQTTQEILRMI